Proteins from one Sabethes cyaneus chromosome 2, idSabCyanKW18_F2, whole genome shotgun sequence genomic window:
- the LOC128737571 gene encoding mitochondrial tRNA-specific 2-thiouridylase 1, with product MFKRIVVGVSGGVDSAVSAYLLKSKGYNVCGAFMKNWDLIDESGHCSGEQDWLDAQKLCRQLRIPLKQINFVKDYWLEVFGSFLQDYNTGITPNPDILCNRHIKFNLFYKYACEKMGADAIATGHYVRSNFGPYLENFNDSARVHLLAGVDAIKDQTFFLSQIDAKALRRTMFPIGGMTKAEVKRLAHEVGLGWFAKKKESMGICFVGKRTFQDFIAEYIESKPGDFVDFDTGKTVGKHRGVHNWTVGQKAKIGGCLQPYYIFQKDVDSNVIYVVSGLDHPLLVTDMVYVENPVWINKPSDLMDRKLWRCHFRFQHTKPLVPCSAVETDTKGDKLFVKLDEPLRAITPGQYAVFYSQDECFGSARIIKPGPSIIYQR from the exons ATGTTCAAAAGAATAGTGGTAGGTGTTTCGGGTGGTGTGGACAGCGCCGTATCAGCCTATTTACTTAAGTCCAAAG GTTACAATGTGTGTGGGGCATTCATGAAAAACTGGGATCTAATAGACGAATCCGGACACTGCTCGGGAGAACAAGACTGGTTAGATGCACAGAAACTATGCCGCCAGTTGCGTATTCCGTTGAAACAAATCAACTTCGTCAAAGATTACTGGCTGGAAGTTTTTGG GAGTTTCCTTCAAGATTACAACACCGGAATAACTCCGAACCCAGATATACTCTGCAACCGGcatattaaattcaatttgTTCTACAAATACGCTTGTGAAAAAATGGGAGCGGATGCTATAGCAACCGGTCATTACGTTCGAAGTAATTTTGGTCCCTATTTGGAGAATTTCAACGATAGTGCACGAGTTCATCTATTGGCCGGTGTAGATGCAATTAAAGATCAAACGTTTTTCTTGTCACAGATTGACGCGAAAGCACTGCGTCGTACTATGTTTCCTATCGGAGGCATGACGAAGGCGGAAGTGAAACGTCTAGCACACGAGGTGGGACTGGGTTGGTTTGCCAAAAAGAAGGAAAGCATGGGAATCTGTTTTGTCGGAAAGCGAACCTTTCAGGATTTTATAGCCGAATACATTGAATCGAAGCCGGGTGATTTCGTCGACTTTGATACGGGTAAAACGGTAGGCAAACACCGCGGGGTGCACAATTGGACTGTCGGTCAAAAGGCGAAAATCGGTGGCTGTTTGCAGCCGTACTATATTTTTCAGAAAGACGTCGATAGTAATGTAATTTACGTAGTGTCTGGTCTGGATCATCCGTTGCTTGTGACCGATATGGTGTACGTGGAGAATCCAGTGTGGATAAACAAACCAAGCGATCTTATGGATAGGAAACTATGGCGGTGTCATTTTCGGTTTCAGCATACGAAACCGTTGGTACCTTGTAGCGCAGTCGAAACTGATACGAAAGGTGACAAACTGTTTGTAAAACTAGATGAACCTCTCAGGGCCATTACGCCTGGCCAGTACGCTGTTTTTTATAGTCAGGACGAGTGTTTCGGAAGTGCGCGAATAATCAAACCCGGTCCATCGATTATATACCAACGGTAA
- the LOC128737218 gene encoding cell division control protein 45 homolog, protein MFVEDLRGDFYQRLIGKRILVIVNYDIDAICTSKILQALFKYDNMLYSIVPIMGLSGVVRAYNEHKEDVKLVLLINCGGCLDIVEVLQPEEDIIFYVCDSHRPYHVCNIYSDSQVRILGEMKPEEGIPEFDAIFPQSEAEDDDDSDEEDDGENRAQNRIERHERQALKRRQKREWEEKRNKIMFDYTQFNYYSSSSALMIFELAWHLSKDSIDLLWWAIVGLTEQLLLGKIESSTYTLATDRVQSHVSRLTNKASDQTIQTSVRINFENDLHLALYRHWSVLDSLKYSIYPACKLKLWTYKGEKVMHELLVDMGLPLVQAKQTFNAMDLELRKEFYEKMEKFSEKYRLTHIVYGSFILQYGYRNKYSAADYVYSMLATLESIKADRTPEACFLRSMDALSRNNKDILDEGIEMGKVLLSTIFKQVQSSLEMHAVYSAGPFLYFILQEEIPYFTCPYGLLMLARFLQRGHVAISRNKRAPELPMIAVAPIDLARGFSLLVGTPPVCEDTKNFFGKAFEQAAMKSGATISQDFFETCVIQIRHSDCTKFMDALTVLLV, encoded by the exons ATGTTTGTTGAAGACCTGAGAGGTGATTTCTACCAGCGGCTGATTGGAAAGCGTATTCTAGTAATCGTCAACTACGATATCGATGCCATCTGTACGAGTAAGATCCTGCAGGCACTCTTCAAGTATGATAACATGCTGTACTCGATTGTGCCCATCATGGGGCTCAGCGGTGTGGTGCGGGCGTACAATGAGCACAAAGAAGACGTGAAGCTGGTGCTGCTGATTAACTGTGGCGGCTGCCTTGATATTGTGGAGGTCCTTCAGCCGGAGGAGGACATCATATTCTACGTCTGTGATTCGCATCGGCCCTATCACGTTTGCAACATCTACAGTGATTCGCAG GTTCGTATTCTTGGCGAAATGAAGCCGGAGGAAGGCATTCCGGAGTTTGATGCCATTTTTCCGCAATCTGAAGcggaggacgacgacgacagcgATGAAGAGGACGACGGGGAGAATCGAGCACAAAATCGAATTGAAAGGCATGAGCGACAGGCACTGAAGCGTCGACAAAAACGAGAGTGggaggaaaaacgaaataaaattaTGTTCGACTACACGCAGTTCAACTACTATAGCAGTAGTTCCGCTTTGATGATATTTGAACTAGCTTGGCATCTTTCCAAGGACTCTATTGATCTGTTATGGTGGGCTATAGTTGGTTTAACTGAACAATTGCTGCTGGGTAAGATAGAAAGTTCCACGTACACGTTGGCTACAGATCGAGTTCAGTCACACGTATCTCGATTGACGAATAAAGCCAGTGACCAGACAATTCAAACATCGGTAaggataaattttgaaaacgaTCTCCATTTGGCACTTTATCGCCATTGGAGTGTTCTAGATTCTCTTAAGTACTCAATTTATCCGGCTTGCAAACTGAAACTATGGACATACAAGGGCGAGAAGGTGATGCACGAGCTTTTAGTGGACATGGGCCTGCCATTAGTGCAAGCAAAACAAACTTTCAATGCAATGGATCTAGAGCTGCGGAAAGAGTTCtacgaaaaaatggaaaagttcTCCGAAAAATACAGATTAACACATATAGTGTATGGTTCATTTATCCTGCAATATGGCTATCGAAACAAATACTCTGCCGCCGATTACGTCTATTCTATGTTAGCCACTTTGGAGTCCATCAAAGCGGATCGCACACCGGAAGCGTGCTTTCTACGGTCTATGGATGCCTTATCACGGAATAACAAAGATATATTGGACGAAGGCATTGAGATGGGCAAAGTATTGTTGTCGACAATTTTCAAACAGGTTCAAAGCTCGCTGGAAATGCACGCCGTATATTCCGCGGGACCGTTCCTTTACTTTATTCTTCAGGAGGAAATACCATACTTTACCTGCCCGTACGGTCTGCTGATGCTAGCGCGCTTTTTGCAGCGAGGTCATGTCGCAATCTCACGGAACAAACGGGCTCCTGAGCTGCCCATGATTGCGGTGGCTCCAATCGATTTAGCTCGTGGATTCTCGCTGCTCGTTGGGACGCCTCCCGTGTGCGAGGACACTAAAAACTTTTTCGGAAAAGCCTTCGAACAAGCGGCAATGAAAAGTGGAGCCACCATATCGCAGGACTTTTTCGAAACGTGCGTCATTCAGATTCGTCACTCGGACTGCACCAAGTTTATGGACGCCCTAACTGTGCTGCTGGTCTAA
- the LOC128734715 gene encoding uncharacterized protein LOC128734715, protein MSGKSIMNKFLIRNIVRLMVNCSYFCLFYMVILCLLDTAGVGANKLPEEDISMVTELNKPDVESSGSPTEKKNGGFFNSDVGFVHAFVASFSVIIVSELGDKTFFIAAIMAMRHPRLTVFSGAIAALALMTVLSAVFGMAATIIPRVYTYYISTALFALFGLKMLKEGYYMSATEAAEELEEVQSDLRKREDELMRSMNGNRKETVELVPLNEHDTSSNALSSPDRTGGNTLNGSIHSLHRDLPQAHFLPAIRMSASATQLQTSNHHLNDSTSSINRSKQGGSSKSLAVTIGEQYEQRQRARSGIVANGAVGAGTTANGTVINGLTEEGDTTSGSIGSLGQSKRLEKETSATLIQDAETGVIRKNKQRSAMNLLLRILMQAFTMTFLAEWGDRSQLTTIILSARENVYGVILGGVIGHAICTGLAVIGGRMIAQKISVRTVTLIGGVVFLLFAVSALFFSPEEEPVKVSP, encoded by the exons ATGTCCGGAAAAAGCATAATGAATAAATTTCTGATACGCAACATTGTCCGACTGATGGTCAACTGTTCGTACTTTTGTCTGTTCTACATGGTCATTCTTTGCCTGCTGGATACGGCAGGCGTAGGTGCGAACAAACTACCCGAGGAGGACATTTCAATGGTGACCGAACTTAAT AAACCGGATGTCGAGAGCAGCGGTAGCCCAACGGAGAAGAAAAACGGCGGCTTCTTCAATTCGGATGTCGGTTTTGTGCATGCGTTCGTTGCGTCCTTCTCGGTGATTATCGTATCCGAGCTCGGGGATAAAACGTTCTTCATTGCGGCTATCATGGCCATGCGTCATCCCCGGCTAACCGTGTTTAGCGGTGCCATTGCAGCGCTTGCCCTGATGACGGTGCTGTCGGCCGTATTCGGCATGGCCGCGACCATCATTCCCAGGGTGTATACGTACTATATCTCTACGGCGTTGTTTGCTCTGTTTGGATTGAAAATGCTGAAGGAGGGTTATTACATGTCTGCCACAGAAGCCGCCGAAGAGTTGGAGGAAGTACAGTCTGATCTCAGAAAACGGGAGGACGAG TTGATGCGCTCGATGAACGGTAATCGGAAGGAAACAGTCGAGCTGGTCCCTCTGAACGAGCACGACACTAGTAGCAACGCACTTTCCTCGCCCGACCGTACCGGCGGAAATACCCTGAACGGATCGATCCACTCGCTCCATCGCGATCTGCCTCAGGCGCATTTTCTACCGGCGATTCGCATGTCCGCATCGGCTACCCAGTTGCAAACATCGAATCATCATCTCAATGATAGCACTAGTAGTATTAATAGAAGTAAGCAGGGCGGCTCGTCCAAGAGTCTGGCCGTAACGATCGGCGAACAGTACGAGCAACGCCAACGGGCACGATCTGGAATCGTGGCTAACGGTGCGGTCGGTGCGGGCACCACCGCCAACGGTACGGTGATCAATGGGTTAACCGAGGAAGGTGACACCACCTCCGGCTCGATCGGTTCTCTCGGCCAAAGCAAACGG CTGGAAAAGGAAACCTCGGCCACACTAATCCAGGACGCTGAAACCGGTGTGATACGCAAGAACAAGCAACGTTCTGCTATGAATCTATTGCTAAGAATCCTCATGCAGGCATTCACGATGACCTTTTTGGCGGAGTGGGGCGACCGGTCCCAGCTGACCACGATAATCCTGAGTGCCCGCGAAAATGTGTACGGCGTCATCCTCGGCGGTGTGATAGGGCACGCTATCTGCACCGGGCTGGCCGTAATTGGTGGCCGAATGATTGCGCAGAAAATATCCGTCAGGACAG TTACTCTCATTGGTGGTGTTGTTTTCCTGTTGTTCGCTGTGAGCGCACTGTTCTTCAGCCCGGAAGAGGAACCGGTAAAAGTTTCGCCATAA
- the LOC128735271 gene encoding CWF19-like protein 2, with protein sequence MAHSSSDSDTDSEQKITKKHKKEKKSKKVKKLKKHKKNKKHKKRDRRSSTNSSDYSSAERDEWVEKVLPSTSSASTQKPRLEREDWMNSMLVPTYSKEPKKDEKTPTVEQYNPKTNVRELNPHWRNGGSGLPSFQRPQDDDEDTRWSSGTVRQDASRSGGWRKTNREPPQDRREQPAAASSNVVHEDGLFMSDQQLNDLGAKIIKAEIMGNAALAKSLKEKLEAAKLHRTQIKESGQTETTMKTVEKEEDMRYTIRSKPSDDSARQDRKRRHYQQNLPPGDLADKFRSERQENADMDAQFFKVSAKLDREASNLENIFDHGKASSSSSGQLNEEQIVRDMNKLSRAQAECERCINSDQFLHEHVITMGKNVFLAVPSWKALQPKHCLVVPVVHCAALTHMDEDVHRELVDTCKALKRMFSAHKQEVVFFETVRYINRNPHTYVQCVPADDYEMAPFYFKKAILESETEWAMNKKLHNIQGLEVRRTVPKGLPYFWVSFNLESGFAHVIEDQEAFPVTFASETIAGILELETRDWRNPGREHNPKQRAREFLQWWKEFDNLTIKD encoded by the exons ATGGCTCATAGTTCGTCGGATAGTGATACAGATTCCGAACAAAAAATTACGAAGAAAcataaaaaagagaagaaaagtaaaaaggtaaaaaagttgaagaaacacaagaaaaataaaaagcacAAGAAACGCGACCGGCGGAGTAGCACTAACAGCTCCGATTATTCTTCCGCTGAAAGAGATGAATGGGTAGAGAAGGTTTTACCCTCGACGAGTTCGGCATCTACCCAAAAACCTAGACTAGAACGGGAGGATTGGATGAATTCGATGCTTGTACCTACATACAGTAAAGAAcctaaaaaagacgaaaagacgccaacaGTTGAGCAATACAATCCCAAAACCAACGTGCGTGAGTTAAACCCGCACTGGAGGAATGGAGGTAGTGGTTTGCCTAGTTTTCAACGACCCCAGGATGACGACGAGGATACCAGATGGTCAAGCGGTACCGTTAGACAAGACGCTAGCCGCAGTGGTGGCTGGAGAAAAACCAACAGAGAACCACCACAAGACAGAAGGGAACAACCTGCGGCTGCTAGTTCAAATGTAGTGCATGAAGATGGATTGTTTATGAGCGATCAGCAGTTGAACGATCTTGGAGCAAAAATTATCAAAGCTGAAATAATGGGAAATGCAGCTCTAGCGAAGAGTCTTAAGGAGAAGCTTGAAGCGGCAAAGTTACATCGTACTCAAATCAAGGAAAGCGGTCAAACCGAAACAACAATGAAAACTGTCGAAAAAGAGGAGGATATGCGTTATACGATACGTAGCAAACCAAGCGATGATAGCGCAAGACAAGACCGAAAGCGACGGCATTACCAGCAGAATCTTCCCCCTGGCGATTTAGCGGATAAGTTCCGCTCCGAACGCCAAGAAAATGCTGATATGGACGCCCAATTTTTCAAGGTCTCTGCCAAACTGGACCGCGAAGCAAgcaatttggaaaatatttttgacCATGGGAAAGCAAGTTCATCCTCTTCAGGTCAATTGAACGAAGAGCAAATTGTTCGTGATATGAATAAGCTTTCGCGGGCCCAAGCAGAATGCGAACGATGCATAAATTCCGATCAGTTCCTGCACGAACATGTAATAACCATGGGAAAAAATGTCTTTTTGGCAGTTCCAAGTTGGAAAGCGCTTCAGCCGAAGCATTGTTTGGTGGTTCCCGTGGTCCATTGTGCTGCTCTTACCCATATGGACGAGGACGTTCATCGTGAGCTGGTGGACACGTGCAAGGCTTTAAAGCGCATGTTTTCCGCTCATAAACAGGAAGTCGTCTTCTTTGAAACTGTACGCTACATCAATCGCAATCCGCACACCTACGTGCAGTGCGTTCCAGCCGATGACTACGAAATGGCACCGTTCTATTTCAAAAAGGCAATACTCGAGTCCGAAACGGAATGGGCCATGAACAAGAAACTGCACAACATCCAAGGGTTGGAGGTAAGGCGTACCGTTCCGAAAGGTTTGCCCTATTTTTGGGTTAGCTTCAATCTGGAGTCCGGGTTTGCGCACGTTATTGAAGACCAGGAGGCGTTTCCGGTAACATTTGCTTCG GAAACGATTGCGGGCATTCTTGAGCTTGAAACTAGAGATTGGCGCAATCCGGGCCGAGAGCATAATCCTAAGCAGCGAGCGCGAGAATTTTTACAATGGTGGAAAGAGTTTGATAATTTAACGATTAAAGATTGA